The following proteins are encoded in a genomic region of Methylocella tundrae:
- a CDS encoding MFS transporter, with translation MADAVINPSGIIDQSPVGIFQLRVFVLCALVAALDGFDTQAIGYVAPLVASAIEIPISSFSLIFSAGLLGASVGAFAFGPLADRFGRKRLLVAACILFASFTLATIGVRSFQGLLALRFLAGLGLGGATPSFLALSAEFSPKRLRSLTITALFAAFPFGGFVGGFASSYLISHYGWQTVFVAGGVTPLLIAGLLAIWLPESLHFMASRGTDKAAVVAVLNRISPTPIPESASIAFPENPPETAPPVRGLFTEGRAPRTLLLGVPFFMGFMILVTVTAWTPSLLKSAGIPLSMGALIIAANNLGSVVGTTLSGYLLDRFGAFKVLAPAFVAGAIALAAFGSSTASEPLLGLTAALAGFFVGGASSGLLALAASLYPVNMRSTGIGWGMGMGRLGQIVGPLLLGGLVSRQATIATIFFAAAVPCLIAALFIVTLRRYTRGADSGSLAERRRHSALAE, from the coding sequence TTGGCTGACGCCGTGATTAATCCTTCCGGAATTATCGATCAAAGTCCTGTCGGGATTTTTCAATTAAGGGTCTTTGTTCTATGCGCGCTGGTCGCTGCGCTTGACGGCTTCGACACGCAAGCGATCGGTTACGTCGCGCCGCTGGTTGCGTCGGCGATAGAAATCCCGATTTCGTCGTTTTCACTGATCTTTTCCGCCGGGCTGTTAGGCGCCAGCGTTGGCGCCTTCGCGTTTGGCCCGCTGGCGGATCGCTTCGGCCGCAAGCGACTTCTCGTGGCGGCCTGCATTTTATTCGCCAGCTTTACGCTGGCGACGATTGGCGTCAGGTCATTCCAGGGCCTGCTCGCGCTGCGCTTCCTCGCCGGTCTCGGACTCGGGGGCGCGACGCCGAGCTTTCTCGCACTCAGCGCCGAATTCTCTCCAAAGAGGCTCCGGTCCCTGACGATCACTGCGCTTTTCGCAGCGTTCCCATTCGGCGGCTTCGTCGGCGGCTTCGCCAGCTCCTACCTGATAAGCCATTACGGGTGGCAGACGGTCTTCGTGGCCGGCGGCGTCACGCCGCTTTTGATTGCAGGATTGCTCGCGATCTGGCTACCGGAGTCGCTGCACTTCATGGCCTCTCGCGGCACCGACAAAGCCGCGGTCGTCGCTGTTCTTAACCGAATATCGCCGACGCCGATTCCGGAAAGCGCCTCGATCGCCTTCCCGGAAAATCCGCCCGAGACGGCCCCGCCTGTGCGCGGGCTTTTCACGGAGGGACGCGCGCCGCGCACCCTGCTCCTCGGCGTCCCCTTCTTCATGGGTTTCATGATCCTAGTGACGGTCACGGCCTGGACTCCCTCTCTGCTCAAAAGCGCCGGCATTCCGTTGTCGATGGGCGCGCTGATCATTGCCGCCAACAATCTTGGCAGCGTCGTCGGCACCACGCTGTCTGGCTATCTGCTGGATCGGTTTGGGGCCTTCAAGGTATTGGCGCCGGCTTTCGTCGCCGGCGCCATAGCCTTGGCCGCGTTCGGAAGCTCCACGGCCAGCGAGCCATTGCTCGGCCTGACAGCGGCGCTCGCCGGCTTTTTCGTCGGCGGCGCCTCTTCCGGCCTGCTGGCGCTCGCGGCGTCGCTCTATCCGGTCAATATGCGCTCAACGGGGATCGGCTGGGGCATGGGAATGGGACGGCTTGGTCAGATCGTGGGACCGCTTCTGCTTGGCGGACTGGTTTCCCGGCAGGCTACAATCGCGACGATCTTCTTCGCCGCTGCGGTTCCCTGCTTGATCGCCGCTTTGTTCATCGTAACGCTCCGGCGCTATACGCGCGGCGCAGACTCCGGCTCGCTCGCCGAGCGGCGGCGCCATAGCGCCTTGGCGGAATAA
- a CDS encoding LysR substrate-binding domain-containing protein: MDSRHLPLFLAVMHYRSIGRAAASLDMTQPAASRILKKLESEVGAILFERHSAGVVPTIYAECLLPFAEEVISNSRTALEEVAALKGNGVSIARVGAVASIASSFLPRAVDRLLKRWPNLRIQLLEAVDDQLSDALARGDIDIAIAGRMQHNEVPFSRPSMLSDTLAVIATRHHPLSGQSEVSLPDLLRFRWVLPPRTTLPMQEFQRRFLVAGLSPPAATVETRSVSAIRALVASTDMLSWQPRAILSLDGASGRIVELSTPELMWKRQFYVFKRQRGLLAPAALKLIEEMRAISRES; encoded by the coding sequence ATGGACTCGCGCCACCTTCCTCTCTTCCTCGCCGTAATGCATTACCGCTCTATTGGCCGCGCCGCCGCGAGCCTTGACATGACGCAGCCGGCGGCAAGCCGGATTTTGAAGAAGCTGGAAAGCGAGGTCGGCGCGATTCTGTTTGAACGGCATTCCGCCGGCGTCGTGCCGACCATCTACGCCGAGTGCCTGCTACCCTTCGCCGAAGAGGTTATCAGCAACAGCCGCACGGCGCTCGAGGAGGTCGCCGCGCTGAAGGGCAACGGCGTGTCGATTGCGCGGGTGGGAGCCGTTGCGAGCATAGCGAGCTCCTTCCTGCCCCGCGCGGTTGATCGCCTGTTGAAGCGATGGCCCAACCTGCGCATCCAACTGCTCGAAGCCGTGGACGACCAATTGAGCGACGCCCTCGCGCGCGGCGACATCGACATCGCGATCGCCGGGCGCATGCAGCATAACGAAGTTCCATTTTCACGCCCGAGCATGCTGTCGGACACGCTTGCGGTCATCGCCACGCGCCATCATCCGCTGTCCGGGCAGTCCGAGGTGTCCCTCCCGGATCTATTGCGCTTTCGCTGGGTGCTCCCGCCGCGGACCACATTGCCGATGCAGGAATTTCAGCGGCGTTTCCTGGTCGCCGGCCTCTCGCCCCCGGCGGCGACCGTCGAGACGCGCTCCGTCAGCGCCATCCGCGCGCTCGTCGCATCGACCGACATGCTGTCGTGGCAGCCGCGCGCCATATTATCGCTGGACGGCGCCTCGGGCCGCATCGTCGAATTATCGACGCCGGAGCTTATGTGGAAGCGTCAGTTCTATGTCTTCAAACGGCAGCGAGGCCTTCTCGCGCCGGCCGCTTTGAAACTGATTGAGGAGATGCGCGCGATCTCGCGGGAATCCTAA
- a CDS encoding IS6 family transposase, whose translation MLSMDDLFKGRHFDREIIILCVRWYLRFKLSFRDLVEMMAERGMSLAHTTIMRWIQRDVPEFEKRWNRFACRAGASWRVDESYVKIKGRWTYLYRAVDKQGKTVDFLLRAKRDVAAAKAFFRRAFKSQGRLPRAITLDGYQASHRAAREILGEHHRGKRTKIRSSKYLNNLIEQDHRSIKLRLGPMLGLKRFRSASITIAGIELMHRIRKGQFKLAKLLVKGKTAPEIWNAVLAA comes from the coding sequence ATGCTGAGCATGGATGATCTTTTCAAGGGCCGCCATTTTGACCGGGAGATCATCATCCTCTGCGTCCGGTGGTATCTTCGGTTCAAGCTTAGCTTTCGAGATCTCGTGGAAATGATGGCTGAGCGGGGAATGTCCCTGGCGCATACGACGATCATGCGCTGGATCCAGCGCGATGTTCCGGAATTCGAAAAGCGCTGGAACCGCTTCGCCTGCCGGGCCGGCGCCTCGTGGCGCGTCGACGAGAGCTATGTGAAGATCAAAGGCCGCTGGACCTACCTCTATCGCGCTGTCGACAAGCAAGGAAAGACGGTGGATTTCCTCCTCCGCGCCAAGCGGGATGTCGCAGCCGCCAAGGCGTTTTTCCGTCGGGCGTTCAAGAGCCAGGGGCGCCTGCCGCGCGCCATCACGCTTGATGGCTATCAGGCTTCGCATCGGGCGGCCCGGGAAATCCTTGGCGAACATCATCGCGGCAAGCGAACCAAAATCAGGTCCTCGAAATATCTCAACAATCTGATCGAGCAGGACCATCGATCGATCAAACTTCGATTGGGTCCAATGCTTGGATTGAAGCGCTTTCGGAGCGCCTCAATCACCATAGCCGGCATCGAACTGATGCATAGGATCAGAAAAGGTCAATTCAAACTCGCCAAGCTTCTCGTCAAAGGCAAAACCGCGCCCGAAATCTGGAATGCAGTTCTCGCTGCATGA
- a CDS encoding ABC transporter substrate-binding protein has protein sequence MQLSISVAIGDYDRTRDLLSGRVPIDGAAPTYLALEPEEIFYRSFKLQEFDVCELSLSSYVLQLASGAASYVALPIFLSRAFRHNGIYIRKSSGIKTAEDLKGRRVGCPEYQLTACVWIRGLLEEQFGVHWSEIEWVRGGIEQPGRAEKLAFQMPSDVRMTDAPADKSLSELLVEGSIDAMIAPRRPSVYSQGNPDIAWLFQDPLQGGQDYFKLTNAFPIMHVLGVRKALVERHPWLASSLVKAFGIAKDNATARLNDTAAPKVTLPFLEEYIKRAQEIFGQDFWPYGVAANRQTLEKFLDYHHRQGLSPKRASIEDLFHPASVESFKI, from the coding sequence GTGCAACTTTCGATCTCTGTCGCTATCGGAGATTACGACAGAACGAGGGATCTGTTGTCCGGCCGCGTGCCCATCGATGGAGCGGCGCCAACCTATCTCGCGCTTGAGCCGGAGGAGATCTTCTATCGATCGTTCAAGCTTCAGGAGTTCGACGTCTGCGAATTGTCGCTCAGCAGTTATGTCCTGCAGCTTGCCTCCGGCGCAGCGTCTTATGTCGCATTGCCGATCTTTCTGTCGCGCGCTTTCCGACATAATGGAATCTACATCAGGAAAAGCAGCGGCATCAAGACGGCGGAGGATCTCAAGGGACGCCGGGTCGGCTGCCCGGAATATCAGCTCACGGCCTGCGTGTGGATCCGGGGCCTGCTCGAAGAGCAGTTCGGCGTCCACTGGTCGGAGATCGAATGGGTCAGAGGCGGAATCGAGCAGCCGGGCCGGGCGGAGAAGCTCGCCTTTCAAATGCCGTCCGACGTCAGGATGACGGACGCCCCCGCGGACAAATCACTTAGCGAGTTGCTCGTCGAAGGTTCGATCGACGCGATGATCGCGCCGCGGCGGCCTTCCGTTTATTCGCAAGGAAATCCGGACATCGCCTGGCTGTTTCAGGATCCGCTGCAGGGCGGGCAGGACTATTTCAAGCTGACCAACGCCTTTCCCATCATGCACGTCCTCGGCGTACGAAAAGCGCTCGTCGAGCGGCATCCGTGGCTGGCGTCCTCTTTGGTGAAAGCGTTCGGGATCGCGAAAGATAACGCGACGGCCCGCCTCAATGACACCGCGGCGCCCAAGGTGACCTTGCCCTTCCTGGAAGAATACATCAAGCGCGCCCAGGAAATTTTCGGGCAGGATTTCTGGCCCTATGGCGTAGCGGCAAATCGTCAGACGCTCGAGAAGTTCCTGGACTATCACCATCGGCAAGGGCTTTCACCGAAACGGGCGTCGATCGAAGATCTCTTCCATCCCGCCAGCGTCGAGAGCTTCAAGATCTAG
- a CDS encoding PDR/VanB family oxidoreductase, with protein MPESWRTLKVVSKTAEAEDVTSFELADPNGAPLEHFSAGAHIDVEVKPGLVRQYSLCNDAREPNRYLIAVLREPASRGGSSTLTDAVQVGAELRVGAPRNLFALDPAAERVVLMAGGIGITPILCMAERLAVVHTPFEMHYCARSLRRTAFFDRIQSSAFADRVHFHFDEAPATLIDMADAVKQKGERDHLYVCGPSGFINAVMGAAASAGWDPLRLHREYFAAAAAVAEAQPGQNRPFEIELASSGARFTVPADRSVIEVLAENGVEVPMSCEQGICGTCLTRVLSGVPYHRDSFMTDQEHVRNDKFTPCCSRSKTDLLVLDL; from the coding sequence ATGCCGGAATCCTGGAGGACATTGAAGGTTGTCTCGAAAACGGCCGAGGCCGAGGACGTCACCAGCTTCGAACTGGCGGATCCGAACGGCGCGCCGCTGGAGCATTTCAGCGCCGGCGCCCATATCGACGTGGAGGTGAAGCCTGGCCTTGTTCGGCAATATTCCCTCTGCAACGACGCGCGTGAACCGAACCGCTACCTGATTGCGGTATTGCGCGAGCCCGCCTCGCGCGGCGGCAGTTCGACCCTGACGGACGCCGTGCAAGTTGGCGCAGAGTTGAGAGTCGGCGCGCCGCGCAATCTCTTCGCTCTCGATCCCGCGGCGGAGCGCGTCGTCCTCATGGCCGGCGGCATCGGCATCACGCCTATCCTGTGCATGGCCGAGCGCCTCGCCGTTGTCCATACGCCGTTCGAGATGCACTACTGCGCCCGCAGCCTGCGCCGCACCGCTTTTTTCGACCGCATCCAATCGTCGGCCTTCGCCGATCGCGTTCACTTTCACTTCGACGAGGCTCCCGCGACGCTGATCGATATGGCCGACGCCGTGAAACAAAAGGGGGAGCGTGATCATCTTTATGTTTGCGGACCGAGCGGCTTCATCAACGCCGTTATGGGAGCGGCGGCGTCGGCCGGCTGGGATCCCCTACGGCTCCACAGGGAATATTTCGCCGCCGCCGCCGCCGTCGCCGAAGCGCAGCCCGGGCAAAATCGCCCGTTCGAAATTGAGCTTGCGAGCTCGGGAGCTCGATTCACCGTCCCCGCCGACCGCTCGGTCATCGAAGTTTTGGCGGAAAACGGCGTTGAGGTGCCAATGTCATGCGAGCAGGGCATCTGTGGGACCTGTCTCACTCGCGTACTCAGCGGCGTGCCCTACCACCGGGACAGCTTCATGACCGATCAGGAACATGTGCGTAATGACAAGTTTACGCCATGTTGTTCACGATCGAAGACAGATCTTCTTGTACTTGATCTTTAG